One window of the Psilocybe cubensis strain MGC-MH-2018 chromosome 12, whole genome shotgun sequence genome contains the following:
- a CDS encoding Serine/threonine-protein kinase AFC1: MPGNFYFVFELIGLLTTRNDNTGKCTSPPPVPNQSYNVAAHTDIKPENIVLVDDQMTVVTDISPDGAFYNKIKIIDLEDSVTGPRNIHFVPGTIGYRAPEVYGGVGWSFPVDVFAIGCLTFEIFTGLSLFPKTDDIREYFFCLERLAGQFTPSQAQDVSDMHPAVFRTKTKVPKVRGAAINTKVRNKLLRHVADVKWFKNEFKTFLVRGSIMSVQHAQGDIPSFRLLDEQELQAQHESDFIFVAQRRAFTAFLNSFGKSVTKRPVRLRFAPYSVALNTFHGDNPSNNKQGRDFCVSSTQSKSVNPNLSLPSDTVFPVFSKDNGNARDTLSQTTKINTKPVLGSLSTASNPEIQFFTATSPELEHPLPNYYGFAINLGQLFILRVPTSTVPEHPTKKACADLCISMALLIQTLPESPKTW, from the exons ATGCCGGGTAATTTTTACTTTGTCTTTGAGTTGATTGGGTTACTTACTACAA GAAACGATAACACGGGAAAGTGTACTTCCCCTCCCCCTGTTCCAAATCAAAGCTATAATGTGGCAG CGCATACGGATATTAAGCCCGAAAATATAGTTCTTGTCGACGATCAAATGACAGTTGTTACCGATATTAGTCCAGACGGTGCTTTTTATAATAAA ATCAAGATAATCGATCTTGAGGATTCTGTCACAGGCCCTCGTAACATTCATTTTGTTCCTGGTACAATTGGTTATCGTGCACCAGAAGTATATGGTG GTGTTGGCTGGAGCTTCCCTGTGGACGTCTTTGCAATTGGCTGCTTAACATTTGAAATTTTCACTGGTTTGTCATTGTTTCCGAAGACCGATGATATTCGGGAGTATTTTTTCTGTCTGGAGAGGCTTGCGGGGCAATTTACCCCGAGTCAAGCTCAGGATGTTAGCGATATGCACCCTGCAGTATTCCGTACTAAAACCAAGGTTCCGAAGGTCCGTGGTGCTGCGATCAATACCAAAGTTCGCAACAAGTTGTTGCGGCATGTGGCAGACGTCAAATGGTTCAAA AATGAATTCAAAACATTCCTTGTTCGTGGTAGTATTATGTCTGTTCAACACGCTCAAGGCGATAT TCCCTCATTTCGGCTGTTGGATGAACAAGAACTTCAGGCGCAGCACGAGAGCGATTTTATATTTGTCGCGCAGAGGCGGGCGTTCACTGCCTTTCTAAACTCTTTTGGTAAGAGTGTAACCAAACGACCC GTTCGTCTACGCTTCGCGCCTTATTCTGTTGCGTTGAATACATTCCATGGAGATAATCCAAGTAACAATAAACAAGGACGTGATTTCTGT gtGTCGTCTACACAATCTAAAAGTGTGAATCCCAATCTATCTCTTCCCTCTGATACA GTTTTTCCTGTATTCAGTAAGGATAATGGGAATGCACGCGACACGTTATCGCAGACTACcaaaataaacacaaagCCCGTCCTCGGTTCACTATCGACAGCTTCGAACCCAGAGATCCAATTTTTTACAGCCACATCACCGGAGCTAGAGCACCCc TTGCCGAACTATTACGGTTTTGCCATAAATCTGGGTCAGTTATTCATTCTGAGGGTACCTACCTCAACCGTCCCAGAGCACCCAACGAAGAAGGCTTGTGCCGATCT ATGCATTTCAATGGCCCTGTTGATACAGACGTTACCAGAGTCGCCAAAGACCTGGTGA
- a CDS encoding Cleavage stimulation factor subunit 2 tau variant → MTEEQIVIIFKAVGQVVGFRLAFDRDTEKPKGYGFCEFADHETALLAVRNLNNTDCGGRSLRVDLADLDPLLEGKTTVRGRIMDRGYTGSSEYRSRMHLDANDGGKGQWNDNDTFLANIPPGITIPSGVSALDHIKWIVAELPESKVREALAQMKVSNGI, encoded by the exons ATGACAGAAGAACAAATTGTGATTATTTTCAAGGCTGTTGGTCAGGTTGTAGGATTTAG GCTCGCCTTCGACAGAGACACAGAAAAACCAAAAGGTTATGGCTTTTGTGAATTTGCAG ATCACGAGACTGCTCTTTTGGCTGTTCGTAATCTCAATAATACGGACTGCGGAGGTCGTTCATTGCGTGTCGATTTGGCCGATTTGGACCCTCTTCTGGAAGGAAAAACGACTGTTAGAGGCCGTATAATGGATAGGGGTTACACTGGGTCATCCGAATACCGTAGCCGAATGCATTTGGATGCAAATGACGGGGGTAAAGGGCAGTGGAATGACAATGATACATTTTTAGCGAATATCCCACCTGGGATAACCATCCCGAGTGGTGTTTCAGCACTTGACCACATTAAATGGATCGTGGCTGAGTTACCGGAGAGTAAAGTTCGCGAGGCCCTGGCTCAGATGAAGGTGAGCAACGGAATTTGA